One Ricinus communis isolate WT05 ecotype wild-type chromosome 2, ASM1957865v1, whole genome shotgun sequence DNA segment encodes these proteins:
- the LOC8280347 gene encoding uncharacterized protein LOC8280347 isoform X4 has product MTDFGGASYIYKSFIRTYPFDSSRILCLIWNLLFILTSRCFSFICELFQREKCFSFYGTDGNIVVDGEEKVEKPIIFQGTFRPNNDNIERDHTSTPLVSKNVQKEWSCALCLISTTSEKCLKKHLRGKKHKGKKDEVRAEELILKSTYNSCHMVNRNNGMVLLGNLVNLEKWSGLISPVTGSIRWCIWKKPDVGWIKLNTDGSVDRQHAGFGGLLRDNEGNAICAFVSKAPLDDIFLVELWAIWRGLVLALGLGIKVIWVESDSMSAVKTINRVQSHSGKANRCLNHIWALLKKFEEYKVSHAWRETNKAADYLSKMVLERNDVVLWPVHFPTTLQNIIKDDAQGRIYCRR; this is encoded by the exons TTATGTCTGATTTGGAACCTCTTGTTCATCCTAACGAGCCgatgtttttctttcatctgTGAGCTATTTCAAAGGGAGAAATGCTTCTCATTTTATGGGACAGATGGAAACATAGTTGTGGATGGAGAAGAAAAAGTGGAAAAACCGATCATTTTCCAG GGAACATTTAGGCCCAATAATGATAACATAGAGAGGGACCATACGAGTACACCTTTAGTTTCAAAGAATGTACAAAAGGAGTGGAGCTGTGCCCTTTGTCTGATAAGCACTACTAGTGAAAAATGTTTGAAGAAACACCTCCGAGGAAAGAAGCACAAGGGTAAGAAAGATGAAGTAAGAGCTGAAGAATTAATATTGAAGTCAACATACAATTCTTGTCATATGGTAAATAGAAACAATGGGATGGTTTTGCTTGGGAACCTGGTCAATCTGGAAAAGTGGAGTGGCCTTATAAGCCCTGTTACTGGATCAATTAGATGGTGCATATGGAAAAAGCCAGATGTTGGGtggattaaattaaatactgaTGGATCTGTAGATCGACAACATGCGGGTTTTGGTGGTTTGCTACGTGATAATGAAGGGAATGCAATATGTGCTTTTGTTTCTAAAGCTCCTCTTGATGACATTTTCTTGGTTGAACTGTGGGCTATATGGAGAGGTCTTGTTCTTGCCTTAGGTCTTGGAATAAAAGTAATATGGGTCGAGTCTGATTCAATGAGTGCTGTGAAAACCATTAACAGGGTGCAGTCTCACAGCGGAAAAGCTAATAGATGCTTGAATCACATCTGGGctcttttaaagaaatttgagGAATACAAGGTATCTCACGCATGGCGAGAAACTAATAAAGCAGCTGATTATCTATCAAAGATGGTTCTCGAGAGAAATGATGTAGTTTTGTGGCCTGTTCATTTTCCTACCACCCTTCAGAATATCATCAAGGATGATGCTCAAGGAAGGATTTACTGTAGGCGATAA